Below is a window of Fibrobacter sp. UWB11 DNA.
AACTATGGGCTTGGAGGCGTATAAACGCTCGGCGGCGTGGGTGAGCCTGTTCCTGCGGTAAGGTGCGTATGGCCCAGGAACGAAAGTGTAGGTGTGGCAAAATCCGAACCTTTGACCTTGCCGCTGGCTTCGATTTCCCCATCGCTTGCGATGTTTCCCGCGCTTGAAATGTCCCCGTCCACGTCCAGCTTGCCCGTAATCTTGACATTCTCGGCGTCCAGAGTCACTTCGCTCGCCTTGACTGTCACATTTCCTTCGCGGTCTATGCTTATGACTGTTGCCGCACTTTCCTGGACGCGCCTGAACGGAATCGCGAGAAGGTTGAGCAGGTCGTTTCCCGAAAAGCTCACGGGGTCGTAAGCGGCTTCGTCCCATTTCTCCTTTTTCCAGTTGCGAATGTCCCTGCTTGAGCTGATGCAGAGAACGGTGTCGCCCTGGTCGAGTTCATATTCAATGTGGACGGTCTTTGTTCCAGCCCATAGCACGGGAACATTCTTGATTACCATGAGCTTTCCGTCCTTCATGTTCGGCTCCATTTGCATATTTCGCAGGCAGTTCCTCACGCTGGGACGTACATTGACTGTCCCGTCGTCGTTGACGCTCTCGATGGCGGCGGGAAAGGCCGTCTCGAAATCTTCCATCTTGTTGTCGAAGAAACTGTCCAGCAGTTTCGCGATGCTGTTGGCCATTACCAGTTCACCTCCCTTGCGTCACATT
It encodes the following:
- a CDS encoding Gp138 family membrane-puncturing spike protein: MANSIAKLLDSFFDNKMEDFETAFPAAIESVNDDGTVNVRPSVRNCLRNMQMEPNMKDGKLMVIKNVPVLWAGTKTVHIEYELDQGDTVLCISSSRDIRNWKKEKWDEAAYDPVSFSGNDLLNLLAIPFRRVQESAATVISIDREGNVTVKASEVTLDAENVKITGKLDVDGDISSAGNIASDGEIEASGKVKGSDFATPTLSFLGHTHLTAGTGSPTPPSVYTPPSP